The genomic region GTTGCTTGGACTGCTGGAAGTCATAGAGCAGCGCGTCATTGAGGTCGATGTAGCCTTTCTGCTGGAAGTAGCGGGTCAGCTTGGACAGCACCAGCTCATAGAATGTGGTGCTGGTGTTGATGCCTTTGACTTCGGTCTGCACCAGCTTGTCGAGGTTGGTGATCGAGGTATAGAGGTTGACCGGTGGGTTGAGCAGCAGGACTTTCTTGAAGTTGAAGCTGCGACGCGTTTCGTCCAGATGCGCAACGAAGGCGGCATCGAGGGCGCCGAGGCTGTATCCGGTCAGGTAATACTCGGTGACTGGCAGCTTTGGATTCTGTGCACGAACGGCCTGCATCACCCGATACATGTCTTCAGCGTCTTCCTTGGTCACGCCCGGCGTGGCGAAGCGTGAAGCGGCGCTGATGAAGTCGAAGCTGGTCGGCGACGACAGCTGGACGACGTGGTAGCCGGCCTTGTAGTAGAGCTTTTTCAGATATTCGTTGAGCGTGCTGTCATAGCGCGCACCTGTGCCTGCGATCAGGAAGATCAGCGGCGCCGGTTTGTCCTGTTCGGCGATACGGTAGGTCAGCTTTTTCACCGGCCAGAAATTGTCCGGCAGGATGAACTCGCGCTCCGGACGCAGAGTGACGCTGCGGTCTGACTGATTGATGTCGTCGTCCAGCGGCAATTCCGGGCGCAAGTCCGGCGGGGTCGTGGCGATGGTCGCCTCGAACGGATTGGTCAGGGGATAGCCATAACTGGCGGCGTCGATATCCACCGCCAGTGCGGACGCACTCAAAATAAGGCCGCTGAACAGCGCGGCGAAGCGCAAGGAACGGAGCATGACTAGATCCCTTAGAGGAAGGTGCCGAATGAAGTTCGCAGGCTATGACCACCGGGTGTGCGCCAAAGTGCCATGCTGCGGCACCAAACAGGCAGAATTCGGAGTAATAGTAGCTGGACGATACACTTTGCACGGTGTGAATGAACAGTTAAGTGTTGTTAGCGCTTGCGTATGCATGACGGCAGATTAAGCTGGCCGCCGATTTCTCAAGATTGGAGTGCTTCATGTCCCGCCGCTTGCCCGTGATTGTGCTGCTCGTTCTGTTGCCGTTGTGGCTGGCCGCCAGTTATGGCGCGCGTTATGGCTTTATGGAAGACGGAAAGTGGGTGGGCATCTGCGTCGATGAGGCCAGCCGCTGGGAATGTCAGGTACGTTCCAGCCTGGGTTTGATGATTCACTTCAAAGTGCTGGGCTGGACGGCACTGGGTGCGGCGCTGATCGGTTTTGTCGTGCCCGGGCGGGCAGGGTGGTGGCTGGCGGTGCTGGCGCTGGTGTTCGGCGTGCCGGCACTGGCGTTGTACAACACCACGTTGGCGGTGTTTGCGTTGGTGATTGCCGGGTTGCGGTTGGTCCGTAAGTCCCGCAGCGCCTGACAGTCAGTCTTCGCGAGCAGGCTCGCTCCCACAGGGGATTTGTGAACGTCACAGATCCAATGTGGGAGCGAGCCTGCTCGCGAAGAGGCCTGATGCCACTCTGAAGATCAGAGGCTGCGAACCCGCAGGCAGCGCCACAAAGCAGCCACCATCAACACGCTGACCAAAGCCCAACCCCACGCCTGCTGATTCTGCAAACCTTCCTGATACAACTGCGGTGCAATCCCCGCGCCGACGATAAAGGTCAGCAAGGCAATTTCGCGACGCGGCACGCTCACCGGGCGGCACAGATAAACCAGCGCGGGCAGCACAAACGCCATGCTTGCAAAACTGCGATAACGCGGATCGAAGACCATCTCGAGCATCATCACCGCCGCGGCAAATCCTGCTGCCGCGACCAGCCAGCCGGCGCGTCGCTCCAGCAGATTGAATGCCCGTTCACGCCAGCCAGTACGAGCACTCAGCGTCAGCGCCGCATGCGCCAACACCAACAGGTTCAACGCGGTCAGCAAGCCGACCCACAGCCACTCACTGGTGAATCGCGTGGTCACCCGCGCCAGATCACCCCAAGCACCAATCGAACAAGCGGCGAGGGCGCCGAGCAGCGGCAACACCAGCGCCGAACGCGTGGTGCGAATGCGACCGCCAAGGATCAGCGTGCCAAGGAAAATCAACCCGCCGACCGCCAGCCATTCCTTCCAGAACGGCACATTGGTCACCGGCCCGGCCAGCACACCCTTATCCTGGCGATCGGCATCGAACAGTCCCCAATACCCACCGACCGCGCCTTCACTACCGCGCTTCCACGGCTGGTCAAACGCTTCGATCAGGTTGTAATGCCAGCCTTGCTTCTCGGCCATTGCGACAAAACCACGAATGAACTTGGCCTCGTTGACCCGACTCGGCAGGGCGGTCTCGCGCTGGCGGCCTTCGCTCGGCCAGCCGGTTTCGCCGATCATCACGTCTTTCGGTGCGAACTTATTACCGAACACTTGGCGCACATCCGCGACATGTTGCAGGGCAACGTCGATGTTTGACGGATCATCTTCCCAGTACGGCAGCAAATGGATGGTCAGGAAGTCCACTGCCGGCGCGACTTCCGGATGCTTGAGCCAGAACTCCCAGACATCGGCGTAAGTGACCGGTTGCTTGACCTGGCTCTTGACCTTGTTGATCAACCGGACCAGTTGCGTGCCAGTGACTTCCTTGCGCAGCAAGGCTTCGTTGCCGACGATCACCGCGCTGACCACGTCCGGGTTGGCGTTGGCCGAGGCGATCAGCAGGTCGACTTCTTTCTCGGTGTCCACCGGGTTGCTGTTGACCCACGCGCCGATCATCAATTTCAAGCCGTGTTTGCGCGCCAGATCCGGCAACGCCTCGAGGCCGCTCATCGAATAGGTGCGAATACATTCAAAGCGTGTTGCCAGCAATGCGAGGTCGGCGTCCATGCGCTCCGGGCGCAGCTTGAACGGCACGTCGAACGGTGATTGGTCTTTATCGAACGGGGTGTAGGAGGCGCATTGCAACTTGTGCGTCGGAGTCGCTGCGTCCGGCAGAATCACCGGTTGGCCAAGGCCATACCAGAAGCCGCCGAGGGCAAACAGCCCAAGCAGGCAGGCGAAGAGGTAAGGCAGAAGGGGAAAGCGGGAAGTCGCGGACATGGTCAGGCCGAGTGGCTGCAAAGCGACGCATGTTACCTGCATTTATAGAGGGTTGGTGGCCCGCATGATTTTGACATGCAAAGTTCGGGCGGATTATTTGGCGTCATTTATATAGTCGCGATTAATGGCCTTGTGATGTCGTTTCTCATTGTCTTGAGGTCGCTGGCAGAGCAGGTCGCGAGCGTCGTCAGGTTGATGATCGAAGCGTCAGCACTCCACTGATGTTCCAGCGAGTTTGCGGTCAGGCGTGATGGGGGCGCTGTGCACCATAACAATACGTTGACGTCGCCCGCCATCCGTCGGGCGCAGCATTTCGGGGAAGTAACGATGAAGATGCGACGACTTTTAGGCGCAGGTGCCGCTCTGGCGCTGGCGATGAGTGCGACACTGGCCAGTGCGGAAACCAAGACCCTGAACATCGGTTACGTTGATGGCTGGTCCGACAGCGTGGCGACCACTCACGTGGCGGCCGAAGTGATCAAACAGAAACTCGGCTACGACGTGAAACTGCAAGCCGTCGCCACCGGGATCATGTGGCAGGGTGTTGCCACCGGCAAGCTCGACGCCATGCTCTCGGCGTGGTTGCCCGTGACTCACGGCGAATACTGGACGAAGAACAAGGATCAGGTCGTCGATTACGGCCCGAACTTCAAGGATGCGAAAATCGGCCTGATCGTGCCCGAGTATGTGAAAGCCAAGTCGATCGAAGACCTGAAAACCGATGACACCTTCAAAAATCGCATCGTCGGTATCGACGCCGGTTCAGGCGTGATGCTCAAGACCGATCAGGCGATCAAGGATTATGGCCTCGATAAATACAGCCTCAAGGCCAGTTCCGGCGCCGGCATGATTGCCGAGCTGACCCGTGCCGAGAAGAAAAACGAATCCATCGCCGTGACCGGTTGGGTGCCGCACTGGATGTTCGCCAAGTGGAAACTGCGCTTCCTCGACGACCCGAAAGGCGTGTACGGCGCAGCTGAAACCGTAAACAGCATCGGCAGCAAAGAACTCGCGACCAAAGCACCGGAAGTGGCCAAGTTCCTGAAAAACTTCCAGTGGGCGTCGAAAGACGAAATCGGCGAGGTCATGCTGGCAATTCAGGACGGTGCCAAGCCTGACGCAGCGGCCAAGGATTGGGTCGCCAAGCACCCGGATCGCGTGGCTGACTGGACTAAATAAAAGCTTCACCGCCTAACCCTGTGGGAGCGAGCCTGCTCGCGAATGCGTTCTGTCAGTTGATAAAAATATCGACTGAACCGACGCCTTCGCGAGCAGGCTCGCTCCCACAGTTGTTTTGTGGCGTACCGGAAATTGGCAAAAGTGTCATGGCGTTCTACTACTAAGGTCGTCTGTTACCGCGCTCGCAGCCGCATACATTAGCTATGTTCCAACAATAATCTGTGCTGCGAGGATAAAAACAATGAACGACAGCATTTACCTCTCGATTCAAAACAGTCCCCGATTCAAGGAGCTGGTGCGAAAAAGGGAAAAGTTCGCCTGGATACTCTCGGCGATCATGCTCGGGCTTTACTCTGGCTTCATTCTTCTGATCGCTTACGGGCCGCATATCCTGGGCGCGAAACTCAGTCCTGAGTCCTCGATTACCTGGGGCATCCCGATCGGTGTCGGACTGATTCTCTCAGCCTTCATCCTCACCGCTATCTATGTGCGCCGCGCCAATGGCGAGTTTGACGACCTGAACAATGCGATTCTCAAGGAGGCTCAGCAATGATCCGGCGTCTACTGGCTCTATTGAGTGTTGCGGCTTTCGCGCCGAGTGTCTGGGCGGCTGACGCGTTGACGGGGGAGGTGGCCAAACAGCCACTGAACATTCCAGCGATCCTGATGTTCGTCGCCTTCGTTGGCGCGACGTTGTACATCACCTACTGGGCCTCGAAGAAAAACAACTCGGCGGCCGACTACTATGCGGCCGGCGGCAAGATCACCGGTTTCCAGAACGGTCTGGCGATTGCCGGTGACTACATGTCGGCGGCGTCCTTCCTGGGGATTTCCGCGCTGGTGTTCACCTCCGGCTACGATGGCTTGATCTACTCAATCGGCTTCCTGGTGGGCTGGCCGATCATTCTGTTCCTGATCGCCGAGCGTCTGCGTAACCTGGGTAAATACACCTTTGCCGACGTGGCGTCCTACCGCCTCGGGCAAACCCAGATTCGCACCCTGTCGGCCTGCGGTTCGCTGGTGGTGGTGGCGTTCTACCTGATCGCGCAAATGGTCGGTGCCGGCAAGTTGATCCAGCTGCTGTTCGGTCTGGACTACCACGTCGCGGTGATTCTGGTCGGTGTGCTGATGTGCATGTACGTGCTGTTCGGCGGCATGCTGGCGACCACCTGGGTACAGATCATCAAGGCCGTGCTGTTGCTGTCCGGTGCCTCGTTCATGGCGCTGATGGTGATGAAGCACGTAGGCTTTGACTTCAACACATTGTTCTCCGAAGCGATCAAGGTTCACGCCAAGGGCGAAGCGATCATGAGCCCGGGCGGTCTGGTCAAGGACCCGATTTCGGCATTCTCGCTGGGTCTGGCGCTGATGTTCGGTACGGCTGGCTTGCCACACATTCTGATGCGCTTCTTCACCGTGAGTGACGCAAAAGAAGCCCGCAAGAGTGTGCTCTACGCAACTGGCTTCATTGGTTACTTCTACATTCTGACCTTCATCATCGGCTTCGGCGCGATCCTGCTGGTCAGCACTAACCCGGCCTTCAAAGATGCGGCTGGCGCGCTGTTGGGCGGCAACAACATGGCGGCGGTGCATTTGGCCAACGCGGTCGGTGGCAGTATCTTCCTCGGCTTTATCTCGGCGGTGGCGTTCGCGACCATTCTGGCGGTTGTGGCAGGTCTGACGCTGGCCGGTGCTTCGGCGGTTTCTCACGACTTGTATGCCAGTGTGATCAAGAAGGGCAAGGCGAACGAGAGGGACGAGATTCGTGTCTCGAAGATCACTACCATTGCCTTGGCGGTGTTGGCGATTGGCTTGGGCATCCTGTTCGAAAGCCAGAACATTGCGTTCATGGTGGGCCTGGCGTTCTCGATCGCGGCGAGCTGTAACTTCCCGGTGCTGCTGCTTTCGATGTACTGGAAGAAGCTGACTACCCGCGGTGCGATGATCGGCGGCTGGCTGGGGCTGGTGAGTGCAGTTGGCTTGATGATCCTAGGCCCGACCATCTGGGTGCAGATTCTGCATCACGAGAAGGCGATCTTCCCTTACGAGTATCCGGCGTTGTTCTCTATGATCATTGCCTTTGTGGGGATCTGGTTCTTCTCGATTACCGACAAGTCGGCGGCAGCGGACAAGGAGCGGGCGCTGTTCTTCCCGCAGTTTGTGCGTTCGCAGACCGGGTTGGGGGCGAGTGGGGCGGTTTCGCATTGATGGTTTGATGGTTTTGTAATGTTGTGCTGAATGCCCCGGTTGAGAGATCGGGGCATTTTTTGTGGGCGGTTATCGGCTAGAGCTGTGTACATATCCGTTGCTGCGGTAATGGCTTCTTAGGGTTTCGCCCTTACGGCGACTCACTTTTTTTACAAGCGCCAAAAAAAAGTAAGCAAAAAAACGCTTGCTCCTACGTGCGGCCCGCTCGCTAAAGCTCGGGGTCCCTTCGCTCCGGGATCGATCCTGGCGCAGCGCCTACGGTTTGCTTCGCTGCACCTCCTCTCGCTGTGTTTGGCTTTGCCAAACGGTCGCTGCGCTCCCACGCCAGGATCAATCCCTCCACTCAGCCTTCCGACGTCGCCTTACAGATCAAGAGCTGCAGCCGAGCTAACGCTCATCCTGTTGAGTGGTGAAGAGCATGCGGTCGGCTTTTGTTCGGTATTGGATTCGCCCCTCACCCCAGCCCTCTCCCGAGGGAGAGGGAGCCGATTTGTGGGCTTTTCAAAATCTGAGTTCAACGCGCTATCGCACATCGGGGTAGCTTTCCCAAACACCTCGTTCAGTCCTCTCTCCCTCCGGGAGAGGGCTAGGGTGAGGGGCTTTTGATCTGATTCAGACTCTGAGTTCGACTCGGTATCTCAGGTCGGCGTAGCTCTGCCAAACACCTCGATCAGTCCCCTCTCCCTTCGGGAGAGGGCTAGGGTGAGGGGCTCTTGATCTGGCTTTTGATCTGGCTTTTGATCTTGCTTTGGCTTCGGCTTTTGATCTTTTGCCCCATCGGCAGGCCGAGCGGAGGTGTTCATCCGGGGGTAGGCGCGCAGCGCCGTGCGGCGTAGCCGCATACATCGAGAGGAGGTGCAGCGAAGCAAACCGTAGGCGATGCCCCCGGATGGACACCGTAGCGAGGGAACACTGAGCCTCAGCGAAGTGCCGTACGCCAGGGGCAAAGCCTTTTGGTTCCTTTTTGGCGTTTGAAAAAGGGACTCGCTGTAAGAGCGAAACCGCCAGCGGCAGCACCCGAAGAAACGGATATGCCCCCAATCCCAATCCCAATCCCAATCCCAATCCCAATCCCAATCCCAATCCCAATCCCAAACCCCAAACCCCAAACCCCAAACCCCAAACCCCAAACCCCAAACCCCAAACCCCAAACCCCAAACCCCAAACCCCAAACCCCAAACCCCAAACCCCAAACCCCAAACCCCAAACCCCAAACCCCAAATCCCAAATCCCAAAACCCAGCACAAACAAAAACGGCCTCTATATAAATAGAGGCCGTTCCCGGTACAACTAAGACTTCATCGCAAGACAGGTCTTATTTACGGTCTTCCAGCTTGGAAATATCACGCGACTCGTAACCAGTGTACAGCTGGCGCGGACGGCCAATCTTGTACGGGCTGGAGAGCATCTCTTTCCAGTGCGAAATCCAGCCAACAGTACGTGCCAGCGCGAAAATCACAGTGAACATGCTGGTCGGAATGCCGATCGCCTTGAGGATGATCCCCGAGTAGAAGTCGACGTTCGGGTACAGCGAGCGTTCGATGAAGTACGGGTCGGTCAGCGCGATCTCTTCCAGGCGCATGGCCAGTTCGAGTTGCGGATCGTTGTTGATGCCCAGTTCCTTCAGTACTTCGTCGCAGGTCTGCTTCATGACAGTCGCGCGAGGGTCGCGGTTCTTGTAAACGCGGTGACCGAAACCCATCAGCTTGAACGGATCGTTCTTGTCCTTGGCCTTGGCGATGAACTTGTCGATGTTGGAAACATCGCCAATCTCGTCAAGCATGGTCAGCACGGCTTCGTTCGCACCGCCGTGGGCAGGGCCCCACAGTGCGGCGATACCGGCGGCGATACAGGCGAACGGGTTGGCACCCGAAGAGCCGGCCAGACGTACAGTAGAAGTCGACGCGTTCTGCTCGTGGTCGGCATGGAGGATGAAAATCCGGTCCATGGCCTTGGCGAGCACCGGGCTGATCGGTTTGATCTCGCACGGGGTGTTGAACATCATGTGCAGGAAGTTTTCCGCGTACGTCAGGTCGTTGCGCGGGTACATCATGGGTTGGCCCATGGAGTACTTGTAAACCATCGCTGCCAGGGTCGGCATCTTGGCAACCAGACGGATCGCGGAAATTTCGCGATGCTGCGGGTTATTGATGTCGAGGGAGTCGTGGTAGAAGGCCGAGAGGGCGCCGACTACACCGCACATGACGGCCATCGGGTGGGCGTCGCGACGGAAACCGTTGAAGAAGGTTTTCAGCTGCTCGTGAACCATGGTGTGGTTTTTCACGGTGCTGACGAACTGGGCCTTCTGTTCTGCGGTCGGCAGTTCGCCGTTGAGCAGCAGATAGCAGGTTTCCAGGTAGTCCGACTTTTCAGCCAGCTGTTCGATCGGGTAGCCGCGGTGCAACAGAATGCCGTTGTCGCCGTCGATATAGGTGATCTTCGACTCGCACGAGGCGGTCGACATGAAACCAGGGTCGAAAGTGAAGCGGCCCGTGGCCGTCAGGCCCCGAACATCGATTACATCGGGACCAACGGTGCCGGTTAAAATGGGCAGCTCGACGGGGGCTGCGCCCTCGATGATCAACTGCGCTTTTTTGTCAGCCATGTGGCCTCCTATTTATGCTTGAACCATCAGACAGACCCCCCACGCAGGGCCCGCACCACTATAGTGAGATAAATTCGAATGTCAATTTGCCTAAAGTCTTGCTCCAGAAGGCTTTAAGCGTACTTTTTCCTCGAAATTGACTGCCATTTACGCCTTTTATACGACTTGTGCAATCAGCTATTTGGGGTAGGTGATTGCGTTGTCATTAGTAGCCTAACTGTCTATACTCGGCCACCGACCGCCAAGGGCTTTTGGGCTTGCTTTCATTGGGGGTCGCATCCCTGGGTGGTGGTTACCTGACCAGTGCACTCCCCAACAACTTTGCCCTGATTGTTAGGGGCTCTTCAGTGTGAAAAAAAAGCCGTGAAAAGCCAACGACCTGTAAACCTAGACCTAAGGACCATCAAACTCCCAGTCACTGCTTACACGTCCATTCTTCACCGTATCTCCGGTGTCATCCTCTTCGTGTGCCTTGCCATCATGCTTTATGCATTGGACAAGTCGCTGAGCTCCGAGGAAGGCTTCGGTCAGGTGAAAGCGTGTCTGACCAGTCCGCTAGCCAAGCTAGTGATTTGGGGCATCCTGTCCGCTCTGCTGTATCACCTGGTAGCCGGTGTGCGCCATTTGATCATGGACATGGGCATCGGTGAGACGCTGGAAGGCGGCAAACTGGGCTCGAAAATCGTTATCGCCGTTTCCGTGGTGGTAATCGTTCTGGCAGGAGTTTGGATATGGTAACTAACGTCACGAACCTGTCGCGTTCGGGCCTCTATGACTGGATGGCGCAACGTGTGTCTGCGGTCGTTCTCGCGGCTTACTTCATCTTTCTGATCGGATACGTCGTGGCCCATCCTGGCCTCGAGTATGCCCAGTGGCATGAACTGTTCGCCCACAACGGGATGCGTATTTTCAGCCTCCTGGCCCTTGTTGCTCTGGGCGCTCACGCCTGGGTCGGCATGTGGACCATCGCGACTGACTACCTGACGCCAATGGCGTTCGGCAAGTCCGCAACGGCGATACGTTTCCTTTTCCAGGCAGTATGCGGCGTTGCGATGTTCGCTTACTTCGTCTGGGGTGTGCAGATTCTCTGGGGTATCTGAGTCATGGCTAACATTCCAACGATTTCTTTTGACGCCATCATTATTGGTGGTGGCGGTGCCGGCATGCGCGCTGCGCTGCAACTGGCGCAGGGTGGTCACAAGACTGCCGTGATCACCAAGGTTTTCCCGACCCGTTCGCACACTGTATCCGCTCAAGGCGGCATCACGTGCGCGATCGCGTCTGCTGACCCGAACGATGACTGGCGCTGGCACATGTACGATACCGTCAAGGGCTCCGACTACATCGGTGACCAGGACGCTATCGAATACATGTGTCAGGAAGGCCCGGCCGCGGTTTTCGAGCTGGACCACATGGGTCTGCCGTTCTCGCGTACCGAACAAGGCCGTATCTACCAGCGTCCGTTCGGTGGTCAGTCCAAGGACTACGGTAAAGGCGGCCAGGCTGCGCGTACTTGCGCGGCTTCCGACCGTACCGGTCACGCCCTGCTGCACACCCTTTATCAGGGCAACCTGAAAGCCGGTACCACGTTCCTGAACGAGTACTACGCTGTCGACCTGGTGAAGAACCAGGAAGGCGATTTCGTCGGTGTGATCGCGATCTGCATCGAAACTGGCGAAACTTCCTACATCCGCGCCAAAGCCACCGTATTGGCTACCGGCGGTGCAGGTCGTATCTACGCTTCCACCACCAACGCCCTGATCAACACCGGTGACGGCGTCGGCATGGCTCTGCGTGCTGGCGTACCGGTACAAGACATCGAAATGTGGCAGTTCCACCCGACCGGCATCGCCGGTGCCGGTGTACTGGTTACAGAAGGTTGCCGTGGTGAAGGTGGTTACCTGATCAACAAGCACGGCGAGCGTTTCATGGAGCGTTATGCTCCGAACGCCAAAGACCTTGCCGGTCGTGACGTGGTTGCTCGCTCGATGGTTAAAGAAATCATCGCCGGCAACGGTTGCGGTCCGAATGGCGACCACGTGATGCTCAAACTCGACCACTTGGGCGAGGAAGTGCTGCACAGCCGTCTGCCAGGCATCTGCGAACTGTCGAAGACTTTCGCCCACGTTGACCCGGTTGTTGCGCCGGTTCCGGTTGTTCCGACTTGCCACTATATGATGGGCGGCGTTGCCACCAACATCCATGGCCAGGCGATCACCCAGAACGCCGATGGCGTGGATCAGATCATTCCTGGTCTGTTCGCGGTAGGTGAAGTGGCTTGCGTATCGGTGCACGGTGCCAACCGTCTGGGCGGCAACTCGCTGCTCGACCTGGTGGTATTCGGCCGCGCTGCCGGCCTGCACCTGGAAAAAGCACTGACCGACGGCATCGAATACGACGACGCTACCGAAGCCGACATCGAAGCTGCCCTGTCGCGCCTGAACGCACTGAACAACCGTACTGACGGCGAAGACGTAGCCACCCTGCGTCGCGAGCTGCAAAGTTGCATGCAGAACTACTTCGGCGTATTCCGTACCGGCGAATACATGCAGAAAGGTATCGCTCAGCTTGCTGACCTGCGTACCCGCATTGCCAACGTGAAGATCAACGATAAGTCGCAGGCGTTCAACACTGCCCGTATCGAAGCGCTGGAACTGCAAAACCTGCTGGAAGTGGCTGAAGCTACCGCCATCGCTGCCGAAGTACGTAAAGAGTCGCGCGGTGCTCACGCCCGTGAAGACTTCGAAGATCGTGACGACGAAAACTGGCTGTGCCACACCCTGTACTTCCCGGGTGACAAGCGCGTCACCAAGCGTGCCGTGAACTTCTCGCCGAAGACTGTTCCGACTTTCGAACCTAAAGTCCGGACTTATTAAGGGTGACCGCCATGTTGCAAGTCAGTGTTTATCGCTACAACCCTGATCAGGACGCTGCGCCGTTCATGCAGGAATTCCAGGTCGATACCGGTGGTAAAGACCTGATGGTGCTGGACGTGCTGGCCCTGATCAAAGAGCAGGACGAGGGTTTCTCCTATCGTCGCTCTTGCCGTGAAGGCGTCTGCGGCTCCGACGGCATGAACATCAACGGCAAGAACGGTCTGGCATGCATCACGCCGCTGTCCGCCGTTGTAAAAGGTAACAAGCTGATCGTTCGTCCGCTGCCAGGTTTGCCGGTTATCCGTGACCTGGTTGTCGATATGAGCATCTTCTACAAGCAATACGAGAAGGTGAAGCCTTACCTGCAGAACGACACGCCGGCTCCGGCCATCGAGCGTCTGCAGTCGCCAGAAGAGCGTGAAAAGCTCGACGGTCTGTACGAGTGCATCCTGTGCGCTTGCTGCTCGACCTCTTGCCCGTCCTTCTGGTGGAACCCGGACAAGTTCCTGGGTCCAGCTGCGCTGCTGCAAGCTTATCGCTTCCTGGCAGACAGCCGTGACACCAAGACCAACGAGCGTCTGGCTTCGCTCGATGACCCGTTCAGCGTCTTCCGCTGCCGGGGCATCATGAACTGCGTCAACGTATGTCCGAAAGGCCTGAACCCGACTAAGGCCATCGGTCACATCCGTAACATGCTGCTTTCGAGCGGCGTGTGATTCAGCTGCTGTAACCGCTGCACCGTAGAGGCTGTGGCGCGGGCTTCAACCCGCGTCATGGCTATAACCAGAGCAGTAGCCACAAGCTGCCGCTCTTATTTTGAAGAAATGAGACAAGCAGGGGCATCCGGGCTGGTACCCGGACTATCAGTGTGATCCTAAGTGGCTTGTTTTAGTCGCTGCATTCGGACTTCTGCAAGTT from Pseudomonas tensinigenes harbors:
- a CDS encoding serine/threonine protein kinase, whose amino-acid sequence is MLRSLRFAALFSGLILSASALAVDIDAASYGYPLTNPFEATIATTPPDLRPELPLDDDINQSDRSVTLRPEREFILPDNFWPVKKLTYRIAEQDKPAPLIFLIAGTGARYDSTLNEYLKKLYYKAGYHVVQLSSPTSFDFISAASRFATPGVTKEDAEDMYRVMQAVRAQNPKLPVTEYYLTGYSLGALDAAFVAHLDETRRSFNFKKVLLLNPPVNLYTSITNLDKLVQTEVKGINTSTTFYELVLSKLTRYFQQKGYIDLNDALLYDFQQSKQHLTNEQMAMLIGTSFRFSAADIAFTSDLINRRGLITPPKFPITEGTSLTPFLKRALQCDFDCYLTEQVIPMWRARTDGGSLLQLIDQVSLYALKDYLHDSPKIAVMHNADDVILGPGDLGFLRKTFGDRLTVYPLGGHCGNLNYRVNSDAMLEFFRG
- a CDS encoding glycosyl hydrolase family 17 protein, with protein sequence MQVTCVALQPLGLTMSATSRFPLLPYLFACLLGLFALGGFWYGLGQPVILPDAATPTHKLQCASYTPFDKDQSPFDVPFKLRPERMDADLALLATRFECIRTYSMSGLEALPDLARKHGLKLMIGAWVNSNPVDTEKEVDLLIASANANPDVVSAVIVGNEALLRKEVTGTQLVRLINKVKSQVKQPVTYADVWEFWLKHPEVAPAVDFLTIHLLPYWEDDPSNIDVALQHVADVRQVFGNKFAPKDVMIGETGWPSEGRQRETALPSRVNEAKFIRGFVAMAEKQGWHYNLIEAFDQPWKRGSEGAVGGYWGLFDADRQDKGVLAGPVTNVPFWKEWLAVGGLIFLGTLILGGRIRTTRSALVLPLLGALAACSIGAWGDLARVTTRFTSEWLWVGLLTALNLLVLAHAALTLSARTGWRERAFNLLERRAGWLVAAAGFAAAVMMLEMVFDPRYRSFASMAFVLPALVYLCRPVSVPRREIALLTFIVGAGIAPQLYQEGLQNQQAWGWALVSVLMVAALWRCLRVRSL
- a CDS encoding glycine betaine ABC transporter substrate-binding protein, whose protein sequence is MKMRRLLGAGAALALAMSATLASAETKTLNIGYVDGWSDSVATTHVAAEVIKQKLGYDVKLQAVATGIMWQGVATGKLDAMLSAWLPVTHGEYWTKNKDQVVDYGPNFKDAKIGLIVPEYVKAKSIEDLKTDDTFKNRIVGIDAGSGVMLKTDQAIKDYGLDKYSLKASSGAGMIAELTRAEKKNESIAVTGWVPHWMFAKWKLRFLDDPKGVYGAAETVNSIGSKELATKAPEVAKFLKNFQWASKDEIGEVMLAIQDGAKPDAAAKDWVAKHPDRVADWTK
- a CDS encoding DUF485 domain-containing protein, whose product is MNDSIYLSIQNSPRFKELVRKREKFAWILSAIMLGLYSGFILLIAYGPHILGAKLSPESSITWGIPIGVGLILSAFILTAIYVRRANGEFDDLNNAILKEAQQ
- a CDS encoding cation acetate symporter, with amino-acid sequence MIRRLLALLSVAAFAPSVWAADALTGEVAKQPLNIPAILMFVAFVGATLYITYWASKKNNSAADYYAAGGKITGFQNGLAIAGDYMSAASFLGISALVFTSGYDGLIYSIGFLVGWPIILFLIAERLRNLGKYTFADVASYRLGQTQIRTLSACGSLVVVAFYLIAQMVGAGKLIQLLFGLDYHVAVILVGVLMCMYVLFGGMLATTWVQIIKAVLLLSGASFMALMVMKHVGFDFNTLFSEAIKVHAKGEAIMSPGGLVKDPISAFSLGLALMFGTAGLPHILMRFFTVSDAKEARKSVLYATGFIGYFYILTFIIGFGAILLVSTNPAFKDAAGALLGGNNMAAVHLANAVGGSIFLGFISAVAFATILAVVAGLTLAGASAVSHDLYASVIKKGKANERDEIRVSKITTIALAVLAIGLGILFESQNIAFMVGLAFSIAASCNFPVLLLSMYWKKLTTRGAMIGGWLGLVSAVGLMILGPTIWVQILHHEKAIFPYEYPALFSMIIAFVGIWFFSITDKSAAADKERALFFPQFVRSQTGLGASGAVSH
- the gltA gene encoding citrate synthase, with protein sequence MADKKAQLIIEGAAPVELPILTGTVGPDVIDVRGLTATGRFTFDPGFMSTASCESKITYIDGDNGILLHRGYPIEQLAEKSDYLETCYLLLNGELPTAEQKAQFVSTVKNHTMVHEQLKTFFNGFRRDAHPMAVMCGVVGALSAFYHDSLDINNPQHREISAIRLVAKMPTLAAMVYKYSMGQPMMYPRNDLTYAENFLHMMFNTPCEIKPISPVLAKAMDRIFILHADHEQNASTSTVRLAGSSGANPFACIAAGIAALWGPAHGGANEAVLTMLDEIGDVSNIDKFIAKAKDKNDPFKLMGFGHRVYKNRDPRATVMKQTCDEVLKELGINNDPQLELAMRLEEIALTDPYFIERSLYPNVDFYSGIILKAIGIPTSMFTVIFALARTVGWISHWKEMLSSPYKIGRPRQLYTGYESRDISKLEDRK
- the sdhC gene encoding succinate dehydrogenase, cytochrome b556 subunit, which produces MKSQRPVNLDLRTIKLPVTAYTSILHRISGVILFVCLAIMLYALDKSLSSEEGFGQVKACLTSPLAKLVIWGILSALLYHLVAGVRHLIMDMGIGETLEGGKLGSKIVIAVSVVVIVLAGVWIW
- the sdhD gene encoding succinate dehydrogenase, hydrophobic membrane anchor protein, with protein sequence MVTNVTNLSRSGLYDWMAQRVSAVVLAAYFIFLIGYVVAHPGLEYAQWHELFAHNGMRIFSLLALVALGAHAWVGMWTIATDYLTPMAFGKSATAIRFLFQAVCGVAMFAYFVWGVQILWGI